In Tursiops truncatus isolate mTurTru1 chromosome X, mTurTru1.mat.Y, whole genome shotgun sequence, the following proteins share a genomic window:
- the LOC117310229 gene encoding melanoma-associated antigen B4-like, translating to MPSCANSCLLALTFVIMCRGHKRKRRARRKRHRARRETQSLKGAQATEAAEEAAAAVPAPAAAAAVAPAAAPAEEIQESPSSPTSVSWGTPPISPAAGTRQEPQGTPATSSRDAGVSCPGSEEGAQSQDEKSESPSQAAPCTHSICRDPLNRKAGTLVLFLLEKYKANEPIPQAALLKAVKSKYEKHFPEILSRASEIMQVVFGLELKEVDPSSHSYAFISKLALPSEGSPSDESGLPTSGLLMILLGEIFTKGNRATEEIWEFLNELGLYAGIRHSIFGEPTRIISKDFVQQKYLTYHQVPNRDPPCYEFLWGPRAHAETSKMKVLEFVAKISDTVPSAFPDLYEEVLKDEEERAGVRAAARAAAVAAGRPLPGPRPAAPPTCSGGRPRAVCSLCFGREQSGS from the coding sequence ATGCCTTCCTGCGCAAACTCCTGTCTGCTGGCCCTGACCTTTGTCATCATGTGTCGAGGCCATAAGAGAAAGCGCCGTGCCCGCAGGAAACGCCACCGGGCCCGGCGGGAGACTCAGAGTCTCAAGGGTGCCCAGGCCACTGAGGCggcggaggaggcggcggcggcggtgccGGCgccggcggcagcagcagcagtggcgcCAGCAGCGGCGCCGGCAGAAGAGATACAAGAGTCGCCATCCTCCCCAACTTCTGTTTCTTGGGGTACTCCCCCGATCTCCCCTGCTGCTGGCACTCGCCAGGAGCCTCAGGGAACCCCGGCCACTAGCTCTCGTGATGCAGGGGTTTCATGCCCAGGATCTGAAGAGGGTGCCCAGAGCCaagatgagaaaagtgaaagTCCCTCCCAGGCAGCACCTTGCACTCACAGCATATGCAGAGATCCTCTGAACAGGAAGGCCGGGACGTTGGTGCTGTTCCTGCTGGAGAAGTACAAGGCGAACGAGCCCATCCCGCAGGCAGCACTGCTGAAGGCTGTCAAAAGCAAGTACGAGAAGCACTTCCCTGAGATCCTCAGCAGAGCCTCTGAGATCATGCAGGTGGTCTTTGGCCTCGAGCTGAAGGAAGTCGACCCCAGCAGTCACTCCTACGCCTTCATCAGCAAGCTGGCCCTCCCCAGCGAGGGAAGTCCAAGTGATGAGTCGGGGCTGCCCACGTCTGGTCTCCTGATGATTCTCCTGGGCGAGATCTTCACGAAGGGCAACCGTGCCACCGAGGAGATCTGGGAATTCCTCAATGAGTTGGGTTTGTATGCTGGGATAAGGCACTCCATCTTTGGGGAGCCTACGAGGATCATCAGCAAAGATTTCGTGCAGCAGAAGTACCTGACGTACCACCAGGTGCCCAACAGGGATCCTCCATGCTATGAGTTCCTGTGGGGCCCGAGAGCCCACGCTGAAACCAGCAAGATGAAAGTGCTGGAGTTTGTGGCCAAGATCAGTGATACAGTCCCCAGTGCCTTCCCAGATCTCTATGAGGAGGTTCtgaaagatgaggaagagagagcagGAGTGAGAGCCGCGGCCAGGGCTGCAGCTGTTGCTGCGGGCAGACCCCTTCCAGGGCCAAGGCCCGCAGCTCCTCCCACATGTAGCGGGGGGAGGCCGCGGGCAGTTTGCTCACTTTGTTTTGGAAGAGAGCAGTCAGGCTCCTAA